The proteins below come from a single Xiphophorus hellerii strain 12219 chromosome 14, Xiphophorus_hellerii-4.1, whole genome shotgun sequence genomic window:
- the LOC116733127 gene encoding gastrula zinc finger protein XlCGF8.2DB-like, which yields MKTHSGEKPYTCTTCGKGLASKSQLLYHMTTHTGERPFSCGTCGKGFRRKSDLTCHIRVHTGEKPYSCGTCGKNFTYKKSLTVHMRVHTGEKPFSCGTCGKCFSHKKTLTAHIRFHTGEKMISCGICGKDYLFKSQLVVHMRTHTGEKPFSCGTCGKSFPYKKSLNIHMRTHTGEKPFSCEICGKSLTRKNSLTAHMMIHTEEKPFSCGTCGKSFIHKKSLNAHMRFHTGEKTFSCGTCGRNWLYKSHLVIHMRTHTGEKPFSCATCGKCFAVKYLLHFHMKTHTGDNSFSCGTCGKCFPFRSFLLLHMNRHTREKSFSCGICGKSFTKKYLLTSHIRIHT from the coding sequence ATGAAAACTCACTCAGGTGAGAAGCCTTACACGTGCacaacctgtggaaaaggtttagCGTCTAAATCTCAGTTACTTTATCACATGACGACTCATACaggtgagaggcctttctcttgtgggacctgtggaaaaggtttccgGAGGAAATCTGACTTGACTTGTCACATCAgagttcacacaggtgagaaaccgtactcatgtgggacctgtggaaaaaatttcacttataaaaaaagtttaactgtTCACATGAGAGTTCACAcgggtgagaagcctttttcatgtgggacctgtggaaaatgtttcagtcataaaaaaactttaactgctcacATTAGatttcacacaggtgagaagatGATCTCTTGTGGCATATGTGGAAAAGATTACTTGTTTAAATCTCAGTTAGttgttcacatgagaactcacacaggtgagaagcctttctcatgtggaacttgtggaaaaagtttcccgtataaaaaaagtttaaatattcacatgagaactcacactggtgagaagcctttctcatgtgagatctgtggaaaaagtttaaCTCGTAAAAACAGCTTAACTGctcacatgatgattcatacaGAAGAGAAGCCGTTCTCATGTGGaacctgtgggaaaagttttattcataaaaaaagtttaaatgctCACATGAGAtttcatacaggtgagaagaCTTTCTCTTGTGGCACCTGTGGAAGAAATTGGTTGTATAAATCTCACTTAGTTattcacatgagaactcacacaggtgagaagcctttctcatgtgcgacctgtggaaaatgttttgctgtaaaataccttttacattttcacatgaaGACTCATACAGGAGATAAttctttctcatgtgggacctgtggaaaatgttttccttttaggTCATTTTTACTTCTTCACATGAACAGACACACAAGAGAGAAGTCTTTCTCCTGTGGGAtctgtgggaaaagtttcacTAAAAAATACCTTTTAACTTCTCACATCAGAATTCACACGTGA